A genomic region of Colletes latitarsis isolate SP2378_abdomen chromosome 7, iyColLati1, whole genome shotgun sequence contains the following coding sequences:
- the LOC143343365 gene encoding tRNA (carboxymethyluridine(34)-5-O)-methyltransferase alkbh8 isoform X1 has product MKIMDKLSRKSHRKQKRAYHRLLRDMNIKCCDNPTKCMMICNAGLVTGLQRETLQNVIDPLVSKYDLVMLPNKSYCFIKFYSINDAEYVYNKIHGHIKLEGQNTPLYASFTEADPKLDYYQLSSDLPPGLRIIENFITKNEEKDLLNTLNWNNEVSKSSDLKHRKVKHFGYKFEYDSNKVDSDNPIAPIPEIYQFLQIRFRKYDIPHEYDQLTINHYLPGQGIPPHIDTHSVFEDTILSLSLGSACIMDFKQKDKRISIFLPPLSLLIMSGEARYAWSHGICPRHNDVIDSVNGITTQPRNTRVSFTFRKVKTGSCCCTFPEYCDTKENTTFIDDKTATGIENSYVHEVYENISSHFDETRHNQWPNVSKFLQSLNPGDILLDIGCGNGKYLYEHKHIFKIGCDRSQNLMKICRNKNFEVFLSDCLYLPYKNNSLDAVISIAVIHHLSTHERRKQAISELARVLRPNGKCLIYVWAKEQEIDSTQTAYLKYNTTKKKNKSLYKQKLTEYGVTLPIHENRTKFTSTDMLVPWKRKGGGDFLRYYHVFQENELAQLCSEIVDFITKDIYYDQGNWCAILQKKCEIN; this is encoded by the exons ATGAAAATAATGGACAAGTTATCTAGGAAAAGTCATCGTAAACAAAAACGAGCTTACCATAGACTTCTAAGAGATATGAATATTAAATGTTGTGATAATCCAACAAAG TGTATGATGATTTGTAATGCTGGTTTAGTGACTGGCTTACAAAGAGAAACATTGCAAAATGTTATAGATCCATTGGTCAGTAAATATGATTTAGTAATGTTACCAAATAAATCATattgttttattaaattttattctataaaCGATGCTGAATATGTGTATAATAAAATTCATGGTCATATTAAACTTGAAGGACAAAATACACCATTGTATGCATCGTTTACAGAAGCAG atCCTAAATTAGATTACTATCAATTATCTTCTGATCTTCCTCCTGGGCTTAgaataatagaaaattttataacaaaaaacgAAGAAAAGGATTTGTTAAATACTCTGAATTGGAATAACGAAG TATCTAAATCATCAGACTTAAAACATAGAAAAGTAAAACATTTTGGATACAAATTTGAATACGATTCAAATAAAGTAGATTCTGATAACCCAATTGCACCTATTCCTgaaatttatcaatttttacaAATACGATTCAGAAAATATGATATTCCACATGAATATGATCAGCTAACAATTAATCACTATCTGCCTGGTCAAG GAATTCCACCACATATTGATACACATAGTGTCTTTGAAGATACTATATTATCTTTGTCATTGGGTTCAGCATGTATTATGGATTTTAAACAAAAAGATAaaagaatttctatttttttaccACCTCTTTCATTACTAATTATGTCAGGAGAAGCTCGATATGCATGGTCACATGGAATTTGTCCTAGGCATAATGATGTAATAGACTCTGTAAATGGAATTACAACACAGCCACGCAACACAAGGGTATCATTCACATTTCGTAAAGTAAAAACAGGTTCTTGTTGTTGCACTTTTCCAGAATATTGTGACACAAAAGAAAACACTACTTTCATTGATGATAAGACAGCTACAGGAATAGAAAATTCttatgttcatgaa gtttatgaaaatatttcaaGTCATTTTGATGAAACAAGACATAATCAGTGGCCGAATGTGTCAAAATTTCTTCAGTCATTAAATCCAGGTGATATTCTTTTAGACATAGGTTGTGGAAATGGTAAATATCTCTACGAACACAAACATATATTTAAA ATTGGATGTGATCGAAGTCAGAATTTAATGAAAATATGTCGTAATAAGAATTTTGAAGTCTTTTTATCTGACTGTTTATACTTGCCATATAAAAATAACAGTTTAGATGCTGTAATAAGTATAGCAGTAATTCATCATCTCTCAACGCATGAAAGAAGAAAACAAGCAATTTCTGAATTAGCACGAGTTCTTAGACCAAATGGAAAGTGTTTAATATATGTATGGGCAAAAGAACAAGAAATAGATTCCACGCAAACAgcttatttaaaatataatacaactaaaaagaaaaataaatctttGTATAAACAAAAATTGACAGAATATGGTGTAACATTACCAATCCACGAAAATCGTACAAAATTCACATCTACCGATATGCTTGTTCcctggaaaaggaaaggaggaggAGACTTCCTTAGATATTATCACGTATTTCAAGAAAATGAATTAGCACAATTATGTTCAGAAATAGTTGACTTTATAACGAAAGATATATACTATGATCAAGGGAATTGGTGTGCAATTCTACAAAAAAAGTGTgagataaattaa
- the LOC143343365 gene encoding tRNA (carboxymethyluridine(34)-5-O)-methyltransferase alkbh8 isoform X2: MLPNKSYCFIKFYSINDAEYVYNKIHGHIKLEGQNTPLYASFTEADPKLDYYQLSSDLPPGLRIIENFITKNEEKDLLNTLNWNNEVSKSSDLKHRKVKHFGYKFEYDSNKVDSDNPIAPIPEIYQFLQIRFRKYDIPHEYDQLTINHYLPGQGIPPHIDTHSVFEDTILSLSLGSACIMDFKQKDKRISIFLPPLSLLIMSGEARYAWSHGICPRHNDVIDSVNGITTQPRNTRVSFTFRKVKTGSCCCTFPEYCDTKENTTFIDDKTATGIENSYVHEVYENISSHFDETRHNQWPNVSKFLQSLNPGDILLDIGCGNGKYLYEHKHIFKIGCDRSQNLMKICRNKNFEVFLSDCLYLPYKNNSLDAVISIAVIHHLSTHERRKQAISELARVLRPNGKCLIYVWAKEQEIDSTQTAYLKYNTTKKKNKSLYKQKLTEYGVTLPIHENRTKFTSTDMLVPWKRKGGGDFLRYYHVFQENELAQLCSEIVDFITKDIYYDQGNWCAILQKKCEIN, translated from the exons ATGTTACCAAATAAATCATattgttttattaaattttattctataaaCGATGCTGAATATGTGTATAATAAAATTCATGGTCATATTAAACTTGAAGGACAAAATACACCATTGTATGCATCGTTTACAGAAGCAG atCCTAAATTAGATTACTATCAATTATCTTCTGATCTTCCTCCTGGGCTTAgaataatagaaaattttataacaaaaaacgAAGAAAAGGATTTGTTAAATACTCTGAATTGGAATAACGAAG TATCTAAATCATCAGACTTAAAACATAGAAAAGTAAAACATTTTGGATACAAATTTGAATACGATTCAAATAAAGTAGATTCTGATAACCCAATTGCACCTATTCCTgaaatttatcaatttttacaAATACGATTCAGAAAATATGATATTCCACATGAATATGATCAGCTAACAATTAATCACTATCTGCCTGGTCAAG GAATTCCACCACATATTGATACACATAGTGTCTTTGAAGATACTATATTATCTTTGTCATTGGGTTCAGCATGTATTATGGATTTTAAACAAAAAGATAaaagaatttctatttttttaccACCTCTTTCATTACTAATTATGTCAGGAGAAGCTCGATATGCATGGTCACATGGAATTTGTCCTAGGCATAATGATGTAATAGACTCTGTAAATGGAATTACAACACAGCCACGCAACACAAGGGTATCATTCACATTTCGTAAAGTAAAAACAGGTTCTTGTTGTTGCACTTTTCCAGAATATTGTGACACAAAAGAAAACACTACTTTCATTGATGATAAGACAGCTACAGGAATAGAAAATTCttatgttcatgaa gtttatgaaaatatttcaaGTCATTTTGATGAAACAAGACATAATCAGTGGCCGAATGTGTCAAAATTTCTTCAGTCATTAAATCCAGGTGATATTCTTTTAGACATAGGTTGTGGAAATGGTAAATATCTCTACGAACACAAACATATATTTAAA ATTGGATGTGATCGAAGTCAGAATTTAATGAAAATATGTCGTAATAAGAATTTTGAAGTCTTTTTATCTGACTGTTTATACTTGCCATATAAAAATAACAGTTTAGATGCTGTAATAAGTATAGCAGTAATTCATCATCTCTCAACGCATGAAAGAAGAAAACAAGCAATTTCTGAATTAGCACGAGTTCTTAGACCAAATGGAAAGTGTTTAATATATGTATGGGCAAAAGAACAAGAAATAGATTCCACGCAAACAgcttatttaaaatataatacaactaaaaagaaaaataaatctttGTATAAACAAAAATTGACAGAATATGGTGTAACATTACCAATCCACGAAAATCGTACAAAATTCACATCTACCGATATGCTTGTTCcctggaaaaggaaaggaggaggAGACTTCCTTAGATATTATCACGTATTTCAAGAAAATGAATTAGCACAATTATGTTCAGAAATAGTTGACTTTATAACGAAAGATATATACTATGATCAAGGGAATTGGTGTGCAATTCTACAAAAAAAGTGTgagataaattaa